One Paramisgurnus dabryanus chromosome 10, PD_genome_1.1, whole genome shotgun sequence genomic region harbors:
- the LOC135779546 gene encoding heat shock protein 30-like, producing MLSLHGFQPSLLTPFMRIHCPVCSLWPEIDYYRHTDLLQEMRSSLEKLQHTISEEIQQMSNFEEIQPLTCTVQEKEGSGFKLILDTKDFSPEELSVKQVGRKLQVSGKTEKKQEDGKDSYSYRIQEFRRVFDLPEGVNPETVTCSMTDGKLHIQASVNQISETPERMLHIHCPQTVKTTQTETEKIQNNTTETHKTDQQS from the coding sequence ATGTTGAGCCTGCATGGATTTCAGCCTTCCCTCCTCACTCCATTCATGAGGATTCACTGCCCAGTGTGCAGTCTGTGGCCGGAGATCGATTATTACAGACACACTGACCTACTGCAGGAGATGAGGAGCAGCCTGGAGAAACTTCAGCACACAATCTCTGAGGAGATCCAGCAAATGTCAAACTTTGAAGAGATCCAGCCGCTCACCTGTACAGTGCAGGAGAAAGAGGGAAGTGGCTTTAAGTTGATACTGGACACTAAAGACTTTTCCCCAGAAGAACTGTCAGTCAAACAGGTGGGCAGGAAGCTGCAGGTGAGCGGAAAGACAGAGAAGAAGCAGGAGGATGGGAAAGACTCGTACTCGTACAGAATCCAAGAGTTCAGACGTGTGTTTGATCTGCCTGAAGGAGTGAATCCTGAGACAGTGACCTGCTCCATGACTGATGGAAAGCTCCACATACAGGCATCAGTCAATCAGATATCTGAAACACCTGAGAGGATGCTGCACATTCACTGCCCTCAAACTGTGAAgacaacacagacagagactgAAAAGATTCAAAACAACACCACTGAAACACACAAGACTGATCAGCAATCTTAA